The Indicator indicator isolate 239-I01 chromosome 22, UM_Iind_1.1, whole genome shotgun sequence genome includes a window with the following:
- the LOC128974316 gene encoding mesothelin-like protein, protein MAVASVPNSASQGSPAWPWHTLGSAEVRGETCKEFYTRASHGHLDLLPRGSARRSGLLRRALTCLGVRSSHLNPEQLSSLGALVCDMESETITASDPSILENLKLCSALTEAQRDALNTLLLAGDTVYGDPSSWHLQELQGLGPLLLALDQSTLSLVPKEAREALGRSIMATYSSQGRSQRERSLLLLRALGAPPAPSHPRHKRNTDSCPAVPITSNTVSDPDLVLNYWNSEEFELCLSTQVVEADLARLLQQPLPTGFLLVVKKRLQQLYPMGIPEGQLKVLGELSHLYTPEEISQWELTSSDTLQALLNSSDGSWDAPQLQELVSRYLALGGMWSGALLQSMGGKNLCQLLEEQVGQIPPEALRTAGQLDISSCSQARKEQLYRKAQEAFAGHTNTTRTYFCLIQPYLGGAPAEDLKALAEAGIAIDMDMDTFLALNPAELEKLSVMDVKNLLGQNLQALKEAENETLVMSWVKKQSQRELDLILGIGLQGGILQPPPTGTATTPPPSPTASVTPKHTVPTAATTTALSSHPTAVPSTAPTQVPTTPGSTAPHPYTIGPSASGSPTATSTPTPLPTTTSTPPPTPPPPCSSSPPHHSTTSHKVTSPPGTLLNTTANPNTTSPSSIPSPALTQEPTSSTLPNPTVATHPTSTPLVSMSPPAPGGTTPPTPATQHTTTPRTHNVPGTLVPNSTAAPAATTASEPNPTPAKPTPVPSSTLSTQNSSVPSTAKTTTEDCRTGAPPTPPGPSSTTTTTEPAPAVPEPPRPTPNGYINLKPQPGSGSMLSSCLVAILTTALGSSLLPVLL, encoded by the exons ATGGCTGTGGCTTCGGTGCCAAATAGTGCCAGCCAGGGCTCACCAGCATGGCCCTGGCACACCCTGGG ctcagctgaggtCCGTGGTGAGACCTGCAAGGAGTTTTACACCAGGGCATCCCACGGGCACCTGGacctgctgcccaggggctcCGCCCGGCGGTCAGGGCTGCTGCGCAGGGCACTGACCTGCCTG ggggtgaggagcagccatCTGaaccctgagcagctcagcagcctcgGGGCGTTGGTTTGTGACATGGAGTCTGAGACCATCACAGCCTCGGATCCCAGCATCCTGGAGAACCtgaagctctgctcagcactgacaGAGGCCCAGAGGGATGCCCTCAAcactctgctgcttgctggggACACAGTGTATGG GGATCCCTCCAGCTGgcacctgcaggagctgcagggcctgGGGCCGCTCCTGCTGGCTTTGGACCAGAGCACGCTGAGCTTGGTGCCCAAG GAGGCACGGGAGGCTCTGGGCAGGAGCATCATGGCCACCTACAGCAGCCAGGGACGTTCCCAGCGGGAGAGgtcgctgctgctgctcagagccctgggggCACCACCAGCTCCATCCCATCCCAGGCATAAGAGAAACACAGACA gctgcccagcagtgcccaTCACGTCCAACACCGTCTCTGACCCTGACTTAGTCCTCAACTACTGGAACTCTGAGGAGTTTGAGCTCTGCCTGAGCACTCAGGTGGTAGAGGCAGACCTGGCacggctgctgcagcagcctctgcccaccGGATTCCTCCTGGTTGTGAAAaaaaggctgcagcag CTGTACCCCATGGGCATCCCGGAGGGGCAGCTGAAGGTGCTCGGGGAGCTGTCCCACCTGTACACACCAGAGGAGATCAGCCAGTGGGAGCTGACATCCAGTGACACTCTCCAGGCCCTCCTCAACTCCTCAGATGGCAGCTGGGATGCTCCTCAG ctccaggagctggtCAGCAGGTACCTGGCCCTAGGGGGCATGTGGAGCGGGGCCCTGCTTCAGAGCATGGGTGGGAAAaacctgtgccagctgctggaggagcaggtcGGGCAAATACCTCCAGAAGCACTCAG GACTGCTGGACAGCTGGACATCAGCTCTTGCTCTCAGGCCAGGAAGGAGCAGCTCtacagaaaagctcaggaggCCTTTGCTGGCCACACAAACACCACCAGGACCTATTTCTGCCTGATTCAGCCATACCTGG gtggagctccagcagAGGACCTGAAAGCCTTGGCTGAGGCTGGCATTGCCATAGACATGGAcatggacacctttcttgccctaAACCCTGCTGAGCTAGAG AAACTCAGTGTCATGGATGTGAAGAATTTGCTTGGGCAAAACCTCCAAGCCCTGAAGGAGGCTGAAAATGAAACCTTGGTGATGAGCTGGGTGAAGAAACAAtcccagagggagctggacctCATCCTGGGAATTGGCCTGCAAGGAGGaatcctgcagccccctcccacGGGCACAGCCACCactcctccccccagcccaacAGCCAGTGTCACCCCCAAGCACACTgtccccactgctgccaccaccaccgCCCTTAGCAGCCACCCTACAGCTGTACCAAGCACTGCCCCCACCCAGGTCCCCACAACCCCTGGGAGCACTGCCCCCCATCCTTATACCATTGGCCCCAGCGCTTCTGGGAGTCCCACTGCCACCTCCACCCCCACACCTCTAccaaccaccacctccacccctCCTCcaacccctcctcccccctgctccagctccccccCTCATCACTCTACCACCTCACATAAGGTCACCTCTCCCCCTGGCACCCTCCTCAACACCACTGCCAACCCAAACACCACTTCTCCCAGCTCTatcccctcccctgctctcaCACAGGAGCCTACCAGCAGCACTCTTCCTAACCCAACTGTTGCCACccaccccaccagcaccccactGGTGTCCATGAGTCCCCCAGCACCTGGGGGTACCACCCCCCCTACTCCTGCCACCCAGCACACCACCACCCCACGCACCCACAATGTCCCTGGCACCCTTGTCCCTAACTCCACCGCTGCacctgctgccaccacagccTCAGAACCGAATCCTACCCCCGCTAAGCCCACCCCAGTTCCCAGCTCCACCCTCTCCACCCAGAACAGCTCTGTCCCCTCCACGGCCAAGACTACAACAGAGGATTGCAGGACTGGTGCCCCTCCAACACCCCCCGGCCCCTcctctaccaccaccaccacagaacCAGCCCCAGCCGTGCCAGAGCCACCCAGACCAACACCCAATGGCTACATCAACCTGAAACCTCAGCCTG gatCAGGGTCCatgctctcctcctgcctggtggccatactgaccacagccctggggagctccctgctgccagtgctcctCTGA
- the LOC128974317 gene encoding mesothelin-like, which produces MAAAPPPSAAAGEEGGATACRAKGRAPTCRKRSCATPPQSVAVAALSGIYPDLPVEEQRNLYAAIKYYLLQDGSNQKCYNAAIPGLNSTAWFKNYLGSFLEHATVGDLQLFADEPTTAVYYTSLLTSAPDFPLASLPDRFVCYLSPSAVSNLSRDEALSLAQRITKNCPWNLTHRGVTRERAPSPLSREELQVASSLVRKFEHLPPVVLRALGQAAVGLSISHIQNSISAPDLGAALPALAEVRGWTAEQASTIINKLLSSGYQISDGQSLAELGSLLPGLSTTTLRSLPPEVILEAIQLPRFVQHVEALPPALKMILVEKISSSVSHPAELVGWIPDALARYIPKSLLVFGEEEPNLQELNSKTWTREQAAMFFSDVIRTEPDFNRLSQSVLQGFTCAAANETRAERFQELAKVMKKKEVKLGEDQLSCLVKVVTLQGIPKDLDSYPKELLLFLSPSDYAATGSCMQFFANVGEANLDVLPRDSSQRTELLLEALACLKVQGSQVSEEDAEVLGHLICDLGGQYIRSSAGSLLKHLSHCDSFLPEQEEAIRSVISSGNTTFGPPVVWSALTLNELSGLIPVFDHSILQRIPKDALTLWLKNFAQDSPLSREELGSIAEELLPTRHRRADAGCPPGKEITEEVLNDNTMNIYYSPAELHACLRNISLENYLTQILAYPFSDPQLAAMKQHLDETYPDGYPASLFPKLGFLISFVTPEEISKWNITSADALAGILGNQPPEEQASAVIQRYLALGNALDATALNAIGTTYICLLDGAELNRIDPSSLKLASLNPSACSETTKDILYAKAKRAFSGQPFPAYYELIGPYLGGAPAVDLRALSTKKLNMNISTLMNLRRDSLLSLTPSEVQGLLGINLPDLKQWQYRAPIWQWVQRQKQAELDQLHIGLTGGTQEGYINLAIPKSQLPSSASLGAVPMTFHLLPALLSSCLLMSILS; this is translated from the exons AGTCGCTGCCCTCAGTGGCATCTATCCTGACCTCCCAGTGGAAGAGCAGAGGAACCTTTATGCTGCCATCAAATACTATCTCCTCCAGGATG GATCAAACCAGAAATGCTACAATGCAGCCATTCCAGGTCTGAATTCCACTGCTTGGTTTAAAAACTACCTTGGATCCTTTTTGGAGCATGCTACTGTTGGAGACCTGCAGCTTTTTGCTGATGAACCAACA ACAGCTGTGTATTACACCTCCCTGCTGACCTCTGCACCTGATTTCCCCTTGGCCAG TCTTCCAGACAGATTTGTTTGCTACCTGAGCCCCTCAGCAGTGAGCAACCTGAGcagagatgaggctttgagcttGGCCCAGAGGATCACTAAGAACTGCCCATGGAACCTGACACACAGAGGTGTGACTAGAGAGAGAGCTCCTTCCCCcctgagcagggaggagctgcag GTTGCATCCTCTTTGGTGAGGAAGTTTGAGCATCTTCCTCCCGTGGTGCTGCGTGCCTTGGGCCAGGCTGCAGTTGGCCTCTCCATCTCTCACATTCAGAACAGCATCAGTGCCCCagaccttggagcagctctccctgccctggctgaaGTTCGTGGCTGGACTGCTGAGCAGGCCAGCACCATTATCAACAAACTGCTCAGCTCTGGCTATCAG ATCTCAgatgggcagagcctggcagagctgggcagcttgctgcctggcctcagcaccaccacgCTTCGGAGTCTGCCTCCAGAAGTCATCTTGGAAGCCATTCAGTTGCCCAGGTTTGTTCAGCACGTGGAGGCCCTGCCCCCTGCTCTGAAGATGATCCTTGTGGAAAAG ATTTCCTCCAGTGTAAGCCACCCTGCTGAGCTGGTTGGATGGATCCCTGATGCTCTGGCCAGGTACATTCCAAAGTCATTGCTTGTTTTTGGGGAGGAGGAGCCCAACCTCCAGGAGCTCAACAGCAAGACCTGGACCCGAGAGCAG GCTGCCATGTTCTTCAGTGATGTGATAAGGACAGAGCCTGACTTCAACAG GCTGTCCCAGTCAGTCCTCCAGGGCTTCACCTGTGCAGCTGCCAATGAGACCCGAGCAGAAAGATTTCAGGAGCTGGCCAAAGTGATGAAGAAGAAGGAGGTCAAGCTAGGAGAAGACCAG ctgagctgcttggTGAAGGTGGTGACACTGCAGGGGATTCCCAAGGATTTGGACAGCTACCctaaggagctgctgctgtttttaaG TCCTTCAGACTATGCAGCCACAGGAAGCTGCATGCAGTTCTTTGCTAATGTTGGGGAAGCCAACCTGGATGTTCTGCCAAGAGACTCATCTCAGAGGACGGAGCTGCTCTTGGAGGCTTTGGCATGTCTG AAAGTTCAGGGCAGCCAAGTGAGTGAGGAGGATGCAGAGGTTCTGGGCCATCTGATCTGTGACCTGGGTGGGCAATACATCAGAAGTTCTGCTGGGAGCCTGCTGAAGCACTTGAGCCACTGTGATTCTTTCCTGCCTGAGCAAGAAGAGGCTATCAGGAGTGTCATCAGCAGTGGCAACACCACGTTTGG TCCTCCTGTAGTGTGGTCAGCTCTTACCTTGAATGAGCTCAGTGGCTTGATTCCTGTGTTTGATCACAGCATCTTGCAGAGGATCCCCAAG GATGCTTTAACTCTTTGGCTGAAGAACTTTGCCCAGGATTCTCCTCTGTcaagggaagagctgggcagCATTGCTGAAGAGCTCCTGCCCACCAGGCACAGACGAGCAGATG CAGGTTGCCCACCTGGGAAGGAGATAACTGAGGAGGTCCTTAATGATAACACCATGAACATTTActacagccctgcagagctgcatgccTGCCTAAGGAACATCTCTCTGGAGAACTACCTCACCCAGATCCTGGCCTACCCCTTCAGTGACCCTCAGTTAGCTGCCATGAAGCAGCATCTGGATGAG ACATATCCTGATGGCTATCCTGCAAGCCTGTTCCCCAAGCTGGGCTTCCTCATTTCTTTTGTCACTCCTGAGGAGATTTCCAAGTGGAACATCACTTCAGCTGATGCTCTGGCTGGCATCCTGGGAAATCAGCCCCCTGAGGAGCAG GCTTCCGCAGTCATCCAACGCTACCTGGCCTTGGGCAATGCCCTGGATGCCACTGCTCTGAATGCCATTGGTACCACCTACATCTGCCttctggatggggctgagctcaACAGGATAGACCCCAGCAGCCTGAA actGGCGTCTCTCAACCCTTCAGCCTGCTCAGAGACTACAAAGGACATTTTATATGCTAAAGCCAAAAGGGCTTTCTCTGGCCAGCCTTTCCCTGCTTACTATGAACTCATTGGACCCTACCTTG GGGGTGCTCCTGCAGTGGATCTCCGAGCCCTGAGCACGaagaagctgaacatgaacaTCAGCACTCTGATGAATCTAAGAAGAGACTCCCTGCTG AGCCTGACACCTTCTGAGGTCCAGGGCCTGCTGGGGATCAACCTTCCTGACCTGAAGCAGTGGCAGTACAGAGCTCCCATCTGGCAGTGGgtgcagaggcagaagcaggcagagctggatcAGCTGCACATTGGCCTCACTGGGGGCACACAGGAAGGTTACATCAACCTTGCCATACCCAAATCTCAGT TACCAtcctcagcctctctgggtgctgtgcccATGACATtccacctcctgcctgctctgcttaGCAGTTGCCTGCTGATGTCCATCTTGTCATGA